One part of the Huiozyma naganishii CBS 8797 chromosome 13, complete genome genome encodes these proteins:
- the KNAG0M01180 gene encoding uncharacterized protein: MKFFNVVCALGAIQKACAFSFPEAVKDTLESQLNVTAQLFQLVFPDFDISGKLPVLKDTFSEVVEIVTSRGGSKFDIAEAIEKFNRTSTDWLTGLPTDDEGAAQLRSNMAETASIWGEVREDFESSSPLRKVVRKYIAHQSQKVDELAVDSESYGDDLVALTKHVGKSLKSYRVTKRAFRLRKRSENTGDVESELAVETMDAADDLKYLTENIFAIITGLAFVLVCWSLTFHICVAVLGTLVTIEVIIWILVLVKYLNER, from the coding sequence ATGAAGTTCTTTAATGTCGTTTGCGCTTTAGGCGCCATCCAAAAGGCCTGTGCATTCTCCTTCCCAGAAGCAGTCAAAGACACTCTAGAGTCTCAATTGAACGTAACCGCTCAATTGTTTCAATTAGTGTTCCCAGATTTTGACATTTCGGGGAAGTTGCCTGTTTTGAAGGACACGTTTTCCGAAGTCGTGGAAATCGTGACCTCAAGGGGAGGTTCAAAATTTGACATTGCCGAAGCCATCGAGAAGTTCAATAGAACAAGTACCGATTGGCTAACGGGCCTCCCCACCGATGACGAAGGCGCTGCTCAGTTGCGTTCAAATATGGCTGAGACAGCGTCGATATGGGGAGAAGTCCGAGAGGACTTTGAATCCTCCTCCCCACTGAGAAAGGTAGTAAGAAAATATATTGCTCATCAATCACAAAAGGTCGATGAGCTGGCAGTGGACTCGGAAAGCTACGGAGATGACCTAGTGGCCCTGACAAAACACGTAGGTAAGTCATTGAAGTCTTACCGCGTAACAAAAAGGGCATTTAGGCTGCGGAAGCGTTCCGAAAATACTGGGGATGTTGAAAGTGAACTCGCTGTTGAGACAATGGACGCGGCGGACGACCTGAAATACCTGACGGAAAACATTTTCGCGATAATTACGGGTCTCGCCTTTGTTCTGGTTTGTTGGTCACTAACCTTCCATATATGTGTTGCTGTGTTGGGAACCTTGGTTACCATCGAAGTAATAATATGGATCCTAGTGCTCGTCAAATACCTCAACGAGCGTTAA
- the KNAG0M01190 gene encoding pirin family protein (ancestral locus Anc_6.23): protein MTDLLCQLCSVRFLLDSSHIKGRGTCWFIGKRSSFSQLFSLYSTQNTIQYRRVVHCYSTISPTTTATTTTEMPEFRTIQKHFIAGEQEEGVGARVRRSVGSMRQRNFSPFLLLDHFTVSHPAGFPDHPHHGQETITYVREGMIAHEDFLGSKGVLRPGDLQFMTAGKGIMHSEIPVLMENGDAGVGLQLWVDLPKDMKDCAPRYRNLRGTEIPIAEPNEHLKIKVISGKSHGIDSVKELAYTPVDFYHYISDKKGTGFVQEVPTNFNVFLYVMKGAVKIDGQVFPQYSTVFYNANGDAIRGMVDDDDTEFAIIGGLILDQPVIQHGPFVETTREKIIEVFQNFQYGINGFERAVGWKSSIRNGILEKDVPAFEAAGEAKK, encoded by the coding sequence ATGACTGATCTGTTATGTCAGCTGTGTTCGGTTAGATTCTTGCTTGACAGCAGTCATATAAAAGGACGCGGGACCTGCTGGTTTATTGGCAAACGGTCTTCTTTTTCACAgttgttttctttgtaTAGTACCCAGAACACCATCCAATACAGAAGAGTAGTTCACTGTTACAGTACTATCTCTCctacaacaacagcaacaacaacaacagaaatgCCAGAATTCCGTACTATCCAAAAGCACTTTATTGCAggggaacaagaagaaggtgTCGGTGCCCGTGTCAGGAGATCTGTCGGGTCCATGAGACAGAGAAACTTCTCGCCATTCCTACTGCTGGATCACTTCACCGTCTCGCACCCTGCAGGGTTCCCAGATCACCCTCACCACGGGCAGGAAACCATCACGTACGTTCGTGAAGGTATGATTGCCCACGAAGATTTCTTGGGCTCCAAGGGTGTCCTGCGTCCAGGTGACTTGCAGTTCATGACCGCAGGTAAGGGGATCATGCACTCTGAGATCCCAGTCCTGATGGAAAACGGCGACGCCGGGGTCGGTTTGCAACTGTGGGTGGACTTGCCAAAGGACATGAAGGACTGTGCCCCCAGGTACAGAAACTTGAGGGGCACTGAGATCCCTATTGCGGAACCAAACGAGCATTTGAAGATCAAAGTCATCAGTGGGAAATCGCACGGTATTGATTCCGTCAAGGAGTTGGCCTACACCCCTGTCGACTTCTACCACTACATCTCGGACAAGAAGGGCACAGGGTTCGTCCAAGAGGTCCCCACAAACTTCAACGTCTTCCTATACGTCATGAAGGGTGCCGTCAAGATCGATGGCCAGGTCTTCCCACAGTACTCCACCGTCTTCTACAACGCCAACGGTGATGCCATCAGAGGTATggtcgacgacgacgacaccGAGTTCGCCATTATTGGTGGGTTGATCCTGGACCAGCCGGTCATTCAACATGGTCCCTTCGTGGAAACCACTAGAGAAAAAATCATTGAGgtgttccaaaacttcCAATACGGTATTAACGGGTTCGAGAGAGCTGTTGGCTGGAAATCCTCCATCCGTAACGGTATTCTAGAAAAGGATGTGCCCGCATTCGAAGCTGCTGGAGAGGCTAAGAAGTAG
- the KNAG0M01200 gene encoding GATA-type transcription factor has protein sequence MPIGPPSNFWRTPMKPTKGGIDEVKGKMSISTLLAAAELLEKQDGESVSDEKKPRLLMYDRVITQNAITGQHSARVQPDGSLVFAPRHRFPPLRERLKSRVRIVGGLASPDDPLNLGVSPRGRRDSNPQRLLPAPQEPPQREPREKWSPWVVPTPVLLSPGSSRSPSSSSAKSQGRRKSKTRATGGGKVYKRPHPMDGKPCSHCGNLEKTPEWRSGPYGFTRKICNACGLFFRKLKKKFSVREANLFMQYRLSQGGKNRRVPCTIEVPADFIKQLENNPSITGNYETRGEV, from the coding sequence ATGCCAATTGGACCGCCATCGAACTTCTGGCGTACGCCCATGAAACCAACGAAAGGTGGTATCGATGAAGTCAAGGGTAAGATGAGCATCAGCACTCTCTTGGCTGCCGCTGAGCTCCTTGAGAAACAGGACGGCGAGAGTGTCTCCGATGAGAAGAAACCACGGCTGTTGATGTACGACCGTGTGATCACCCAAAATGCCATCACCGGTCAGCATTCGGCCAGGGTTCAGCCAGATGGGTCTCTCGTGTTTGCACCAAGGCACAGATTCCCGCCACTGAGGGAACGGTTAAAGAGCCGCGTGAGGATCGTCGGTGGGCTAGCGTCCCCAGACGACCCTCTGAACCTTGGTGTATCACCACGTGGCCGCCGGGACAGCAACCCTCAGCGGTTACTCCCCGCACCTCAGGAACCACCTCAACGGGAGCCAAGAGAGAAATGGAGTCCATGGGTCGTCCCCACTCCTGTGCTGTTGTCTCCTGGTAGCAGCCGTTCGCCAAGCAGTAGCTCTGCGAAGTCCCAGGGGAGAAGGAAGAGCAAGACACGTGCCACCGGCGGTGGTAAAGTGTACAAGAGACCGCACCCTATGGACGGGAAGCCCTGTAGCCACTGCGGGAACCTGGAGAAGACTCCCGAGTGGCGTTCAGGACCTTACGGGTTCACCAGGAAGATATGCAACGCCTGCGGTCTGTTCTTCCgcaagttgaagaagaaattcagCGTCAGGGAGGCAAACCTGTTCATGCAGTACAGGCTGTCCCAAGGTGGCAAGAACAGGAGGGTGCCCTGCACCATCGAGGTCCCTGCGGACTTCATCAAGCAGCTGGAGAATAATCCCTCCATCACTGGGAACTACGAGACCCGGGGTGAAGTCTGA
- the KNAG0M01210 gene encoding uncharacterized protein (similar to Saccharomyces cerevisiae YDR111C and YLR089C; ancestral locus Anc_8.263), protein MILSNEQKQMHWTTSSSKKRQHTGDDSTVSGLAFEPARKLGADDLNKNIIDAEYAVRGAIPMKAEELEIQLSQQPDLLPFNAITVANIGNPQQLDQKPLTFSRQVVSILQYPPLLDYEEQLVTSGAYKRDAFKRAAVLLEQIGGSVGAYSLAQGVYGIRESVADFITRRDEGETASPDDIFLTDGASKAATYLLSILCRDSSTGIMIPIPQYPLYTASITMYNSVMLPYYLDEESGWSTKAEEIEQQVIDSIKRGVTPRVIVVINPGNPTGAVLSFDTIAQILTIAAKYGIVVLADEVYQNNIYKGVKFHSMKKVLRSLQRDHPNGEYDNVQLASMHSTSKGVSGECGQRGGYMELVGFSNEVRQVILKLASISICSVVTGQALVDLMLNPPREGDDSYELDVRERKEIHNNMKTRGYLLYDTFQKLEGIECQEPQGAMYLFPKLLLSKKAIEEAKSLGLQPDEFYCHRLLDTTGICTVPGSGFGQKEGTYHVRTTFLAPGTQWIKDWETFHKAFYDKYRD, encoded by the coding sequence ATGATCTTATCTAACgaacagaaacagatgcACTGGACTACAAGTAGCTCGAAGAAACGGCAGCATACAGGTGATGATTCCACTGTGTCAGGTTTGGCCTTTGAACCAGCTCGCAAGCTGGGTGCCGATgacttgaacaaaaacatcaTCGATGCCGAGTATGCAGTGAGAGGCGCTATCCCAATGAAGGCGGAGGAGTTGGAAATACAACTCTCTCAACAACCTGATTTACTACCCTTTAACGCTATTACCGTCGCTAACATTGGTAACCCACAACAGCTAGACCAAAAGCCACTTACTTTTTCAAGACAAGTGGTTTCAATCTTGCAGTACCCTCCACTGTTGGATTACGAGGAACAGTTGGTTACCTCCGGTGCTTACAAGCGTGACGCCTTCAAACGTGCTGCGGttcttttggaacagaTTGGTGGCTCTGTCGGTGCATACTCGTTGGCACAAGGTGTGTACGGGATTAGAGAGAGCGTGGCCGACTTCATCACTAGGAGAGACGAAGGTGAGACAGCTTCACCAGATGATATCTTTTTAACAGACGGTGCCTCGAAGGCCGCGACGTATTTGTTGTCCATTCTTTGTAGGGACTCGTCCACTGGTATCATGATCCCCATCCCACAGTACCCGCTGTACACTGCGTCCATTACCATGTACAACTCAGTCATGTTGCCATACTACCTGGACGAGGAGTCCGGGTGGTCCACAAAGGCTGAGGAGATTGAACAGCAGGTGATCGACTCGATAAAGCGTGGTGTGACGCCAAGGGTCATTGTTGTGATCAACCCGGGGAACCCCACAGGCGCTGTGTTGTCGTTCGATACCATTGCACAGATACTCACCATTGCTGCAAAATACGGGATCGTTGTCCTGGCGGATGAGGTGTACCAGAACAACATCTACAAGGGGGTCAAGTTCCATTCCATGAAGAAAGTTTTGAGATCATTGCAGAGGGACCACCCTAACGGCGAGTACGACAATGTGCAATTGGCCTCCATGCACTCCACATCGAAGGGTGTCTCCGGTGAGTGTGGCCAAAGAGGTGGTTACATGGAGCTTGTCGGATTTTCCAATGAAGTAAGACAGGTCATCTTGAAGTTGGCCTCAATCTCTATTTGCTCTGTGGTCACGGGGCAAGCACTGGTAGATTTGATGCTTAACCCACCAAGAGAGGGGGACGATTCGTATGAATTGGACGTTCGTGAACGGAAGGAAATCCACAACAACATGAAGACGCGTGGGTACCTACTTTACGacactttccaaaaattggAAGGTATCGAATGCCAGGAACCACAGGGCGCCATGTACTTGTTTCCTAAACTGCTACTCTCCAAGAAAGCGATAGAGGAGGCCAAGAGCCTCGGGCTGCAGCCGGATGAATTCTACTGCCATCGCCTATTGGACACAACCGGAATATGCACAGTACCAGGATCTGGTTTTGGCCAAAAGGAGGGGACGTACCACGTCAGGACCACGTTCCTGGCACCGGGCACCCAGTGGATCAAAGACTGGGAAACGTTCCACAAAGCATTCTACGACAAGTACCGTGACTGA
- the YPT7 gene encoding Rab family GTPase YPT7 (similar to Saccharomyces cerevisiae YPT7 (YML001W); ancestral locus Anc_6.24): MSFRKKNILKVIILGDSGVGKTSLMHRYVNDKYSQQYKATIGADFLTKEVTVDDKVATMQVWDTAGQERFQSLGVAFYRGADCCVLVYDVTNNKSFENIKTWKDEFLVHANVSSPETFPFVILGNKVDVEESKKLVTPKAAQELATSLGNIPLFLTSAKSAINVDTAFEEIARSALQQNQNDADAFEEDFNDAINIQLDGEPNSCSC; encoded by the coding sequence ATGTCCTTTAGGAAAAAGAACATCTTGAAGGTGATTATTCTAGGAGACTCAGGCGTTGGGAAAACGTCTCTTATGCATCGATACGTCAACGATAAATACTCACAGCAATACAAGGCTACGATCGGGGCGGATTTCTTGACTAAAGAAGTCACAGTGGACGATAAAGTGGCTACAATGCAAGTATGGGACACTGCTGGCCAGGAACGTTTCCAGTCATTGGGGGTCGCATTCTACAGGGGTGCCGACTGCTGTGTTTTAGTCTACGATGTGACCAATAACAagtcttttgaaaatatcaagaCGTGGAAGGATGAATTCTTGGTTCACGCAAACGTCTCATCGCCAGAGACTTTCCCTTTTGTTATACTGGGTAACAAAGTCGACGTGGAGGAATCGAAAAAGTTAGTGACCCCGAAGGCAGCTCAGGAGCTCGCTACTTCTCTGGGTAACATACCATTGTTTTTGACCAGTGCGAAGAGTGCTATTAATGTCGACACTGCGTTTGAAGAGATTGCAAGAAGTGCTCTacaacaaaatcaaaacgACGCCGATGCATTCGAGGAAGACTTCAACGATGCCATAAATATACAGCTCGATGGCGAACCAAACTCGTGCAGCTGTTAG
- the RRP6 gene encoding exosome nuclease subunit RRP6 (similar to Saccharomyces cerevisiae RRP6 (YOR001W); ancestral locus Anc_6.25) produces MDSEEQKKLLSKAVGTVRASSSLVGQDVQFFSNLDANVASSVKELGNEVLEMINDILFSIDENSKPFAESAEQVGESWRDFTNLTDNLFEKSDRSMDIIAQGTRKNGQAGSEVQYLDDLVGNDSSSGKRITKPQLHFSRPVDNSESQPFKPLLTEKPNALKPLKESLQMVPATENIPSHYPNPYDYEISNQEYNNDILETRAPIPSTPWHESEPVWVDSTEGLQSLLKDLKKYKELAIDLEHHDYRSYYGIVCLMQISTRDTDYLVDTIALRDELHILNQVFTDPMVTKVFHGAFMDIIWLQRDLGLYIVSLFDTFHASKALGFPKHSLAYLLETLANFKTSKKYQLADWRIRPLSKPMSVYARADTHFLLNIFDQMRNQLIKDNKLAGVLGESRKVAKRRFEYSKFRPKLAQPDVFTPIEKESPWRTLMFQYNVTPEKEELVKALYEWRDTIARRDDESPRYIMPNQLLISLSAYTPTDPVSLVSVNSYVTDCVRSNSKVLANLIKSFVESSKLGPQSSYTPNTENTSTPFVLTLSQIKDIGMRFTKLTENFQSSSCQKISPLQRSSFFGDLSKGKVTVSYNDAKTTPVSQSVLESRSKQFNEYMKAFGDIEYKIPSIVEPVMDLPIPSGTTSTESADSKTVEKPPKNIKEDMDEIVVLKKVKRELPKPKGNDEDAEREIVDYSKEDKVLVQRQFDKKKKNNNNKKRFDPFSAISEGPKAPKKRKAVTKGKNASFKR; encoded by the coding sequence ATGGATTcagaagaacagaagaagcTTCTTTCCAAGGCTGTTGGTACGGTGAGGGCGTCTTCCTCGCTTGTCGGGCAGGACGTCCAGTTTTTCAGTAATTTGGATGCAAATGTAGCATCGTCTGTGAAGGAGTTGGGTAATGAGGTCCTGGAGATGATTAACGacattttgttttccatcGATGAGAATTCGAAACCGTTTGCAGAGAGCGCTGAGCAGGTCGGTGAGTCTTGGAGAGATTTTACAAACTTGACCGATAACCTTTTCGAGAAATCGGATCGTTCGATGGACATCATTGCACAAGGTACCAGAAAGAACGGACAGGCCGGCAGCGAGGTACAGTATCTGGATGACTTGGTAGGCAATGATTCGAGCAGTGGGAAACGTATAACAAAACCACAATTACACTTTTCTAGACCTGTAGACAACAGCGAGTCGCAACCGTTCAAGCCGCTGTTGACGGAAAAGCCAAATGCACTAAAACCTTTGAAGGAGTCGCTACAAATGGTACCTGCGACAGAAAACATCCCCAGCCACTATCCTAACCCTTACGACTACGAGATTAGTAACCAAGAGTATAACAACGACATTCTGGAAACGAGGGCACCTATCCCATCTACTCCGTGGCATGAAAGCGAACCTGTCTGGGTTGACTCCACCGAGGGTCTCCAATCCCTGTTgaaggacttgaagaaatacaaAGAACTGGCCATTGACTTAGAGCATCACGATTACAGGTCGTATTACGGTATTGTCTGTTTGATGCAGATAAGTACCAGAGATACCGATTATCTCGTCGACACAATTGCATTGAGAGACGAGTTGCATATATTAAACCAAGTGTTCACTGACCCGATGGTAACTAAAGTTTTCCACGGTGCGTTCATGGATATCATATGGTTGCAGAGGGATTTGGGGTTGTATATCGTCAGTTTATTCGACACATTCCATGCTTCTAAGGCACTTGGATTTCCAAAACATAGCTTGGCGTATCTGCTGGAGACGTTAGCAAATTTCAAGACTTCTAAAAAATATCAGTTGGCGGACTGGAGGATAAGACCTTTGTCGAAACCGATGAGTGTGTACGCCAGAGCGGACACACATTTTTTGCTGAACATTTTTGATCAGATGAGAAACCAATTAATTAAGGATAACAAATTGGCTGGTGTTCTTGGAGAATCGAGGAAAGTGGCAAAAAGGAGGTTTGAGTACTCGAAGTTTAGACCAAAGCTCGCCCAACCTGACGTTTTCACACCGATCGAAAAGGAGAGTCCCTGGAGAACACTAATGTTTCAGTATAATGTTACGCCAGAAAAGGAGGAGTTGGTTAAGGCGCTGTATGAATGGAGAGATACTATTGCCAGAAGAGATGACGAATCGCCCAGGTACATCATGCCCAACCAATTGCTGATTTCGCTGTCCGCATACACACCAACTGATCCTGTGAGTCTCGTATCGGTGAACAGTTATGTGACTGACTGTGTAAGGTCCAACTCCAAAGTATTAGCCAACCTGATCAAAAGTTTTGTCGAATCATCCAAGTTAGGACCGCAAAGTAGCTACACCCCGAATACGGAAAACACATCAACTCCATTTGTACTTACACTTTCTCAAATCAAAGATATTGGCATGAGGTTTACGAAACTAACTGAAAACTTTCAGTCATCCTCTTGTCAAAAGATATCACCCCTTCAAAGATCTTCATTCTTTGGTGACCTTTCCAAGGGGAAAGTGACGGTTTCCTATAATGACGCAAAAACAACTCCTGTGAGTCAATCGGTGTTGGAATCTCGTTCAAAACAATTTAACGAATACATGAAAGCATTTGGCGACATAGAATACAAAATACCCTCCATTGTGGAACCAGTTATGGATTTACCAATCCCTAGCGGTACCACTAGTACGGAAAGTGCAGACAGCAAGACCGTCGAGAAACCACCAAAGAATATCAAGGAGGACATGGATGAGAttgttgttttgaagaaagttaAAAGAGAGTTGCCTAAACCAAAGGGCAATGACGAAGATGCTGAAAGGGAGATTGTCGATTACAGTAAAGAGGATAAAGTTCTCGTGCAGAGACAATTtgacaaaaagaagaaaaacaacaataacaagaaaagatttGATCCATTCTCTGCTATCAGTGAGGGCCCTAAGGCTCCTAAGAAGAGGAAAGCTGTTACCAAGGGGAAAAATGCTTCCTTCAAAAGGTAA
- the IZH2 gene encoding PAQR-type receptor (similar to Saccharomyces cerevisiae IZH2 (YOL002C); ancestral locus Anc_6.27) translates to MSSRVQRQTVTITEPVVYEDDGGEMKTATKKITKRIYTWNEIPEWQKDNEHIIDGYVRETNSFLKCVHSLFYLHNESVNVYSHLIPALCFFSVLFLNKYCVKSFETTSLVDYLFIDLFFLGAFTCLILSSTFHCFKSHSLKVATFGNKLDYLGIVVLIVTSMISILYYGFYDSSVMFYFFSFVTLSFGTACGVVSLKDHFRSREWRPYRAGLFVAFGLSAILPILSGMFAYGIEEAFHRIQIKWIILEGVFYILGAFLYGIRFPEKGSPGKYDIWGHSHQVFHILVVVAALCHLKGLMVSYELVHKGLSSATKA, encoded by the coding sequence ATGAGTTCGAGGGTCCAGAGGCAAACGGTTACAATCACGGAGCCGGTGGTTTATGAGGACGACGGTGGAGAAATGAAGACAGCGACGAAGAAAATCACGAAAAGGATATACACCTGGAATGAAATTCCGGAGTGGCAGAAGGACAACGAGCACATCATTGATGGCTATGTGCGAGAGAcaaacagttttttgaagtgTGTACACAGTCTGTTCTACTTGCATAATGAATCCGTGAACGTGTACTCACACTTAATTCCCGCTCTGTGCTTCTTTTCCGTTCTTTTCCTTAACAAATATTGTGTGAAAAGCTTCGAGACAACATCGCTCGTGGACTACTTATTTATAGATCTATTCTTTCTAGGGGCGTTTACGTGCTTGATATTGAGTAGCACATTCCATTGCTTCAAAAGTCATTCGTTGAAAGTAGCAACTTTTGGGAATAAACTGGATTACCTGGGAATTGTTGTGCTCATCGTAACCTCTATGATAAGCATACTATATTATGGGTTTTATGACAGTTCGGTAATGTTCtacttcttttcctttgtCACGCTATCCTTCGGGACCGCCTGTGGGGTCGTGTCGTTAAAGGATCATTTCAGGTCCCGTGAATGGAGACCATATAGAGCTGGCTTGTTTGTTGCCTTTGGATTGTCGGCAATTCTCCCCATTTTGAGTGGTATGTTTGCCTATGGGATCGAAGAGGCTTTCCACAGAATCCAAATAAAATGGATTATTTTGGAAGGGGTTTTCTACATTCTTGGTGCGTTTCTGTATGGTATTCGCTTCCCTGAAAAGGGCTCCCCTGGTAAGTACGACATTTGGGGACACTCGCACCAAGTGTTCCATATACTGGTGGTAGTCGCAGCACTGTGCCACCTAAAGGGACTCATGGTCTCGTATGAACTGGTACATAAGGGCCTAAGCAGTGCTACTAAAGCCTAA
- the KNAG0M01250 gene encoding alpha-keto acid decarboxylase family protein (similar to Saccharomyces cerevisiae PDC1 (YLR044C); ancestral locus Anc_5.122), whose amino-acid sequence MPDLTLGRYLFERLYQVDVKTIFGLPGDFNLSLLDKIYEVPGMRWAGNANELNAAYAADGYARVKGMACIITTFGVGELSALNGIAGSYAEHVGVLHVVGVPSISSQAKQLLLHHTLGNGDFTVFHRMSANISETTAMVTDIGTAPAEIDRCIRTTYVTQRPVYLGLPANLVDLPVPTHLLETPIDLTLKPNDQEAENEVIETVLELIEEASNPVILADACAGRHDVKVETNKLIDMTQFPAFVTPMGKGTIDERNPRFGGVYVGTLSNENVRNAVESADLILSVGALLSDFNTGSFSYSYKTKNIVEFHSDYIKIRNATFPGVQMKFVLNKLLAVVGSAVKGYTPVPLPPRLTPNEPCPPDTILRQEWMWNEVSKFFRDGDIILTETGTAAFGINQSLFPNNTIGISQVLWGSIGFTGGAVLGASFAAEEIDPSKRVILFIGDGSLQLTVQEISTLIRWDLKPYLFVLNNNGYTIERLIHGPNAGYNAIQPWRHTKLLEAFGANDYENVKITTTGEWQTLTQDKQFNEPSKIRMIEVMLPVMDAPSNLIAQAKLTACINSKK is encoded by the coding sequence ATGCCTGATTTGACACTGGGACGCTACCTGTTTGAGAGACTGTACCAAGTGGACGTCAAGACGATATTTGGTCTGCCCGGTGATTTCAACTTATCATTGCTGGACAAAATCTATGAGGTTCCCGGAATGAGATGGGCCGGTAACGCCAACGAATTGAACGCCGCCTATGCCGCTGACGGGTACGCGAGAGTCAAGGGGATGGCGTGTATTATAACGACGTTTGGTGTCGGTGAGTTGTCCGCTTTGAACGGTATTGCCGGTTCGTATGCGGAGCACGTTGGGGTCCTGCATGTGGTCGGTGTCCCCTCAATCTCGTCGCAGGCGAAGCAATTGTTGCTGCATCACACGCTCGGGAACGGAGACTTCACCGTGTTCCACAGAATGTCTGCCAACATTTCAGAGACCACAGCGATGGTCACCGATATTGGGACTGCACCAGCAGAGATTGACCGCTGCATTAGGACCACTTACGTGACGCAGAGGCCCGTTTATCTCGGATTGCCCGCTAACTTGGTCGACTTGCCTGTGCCCACACATCTTTTGGAGACACCCATCGACTTGACTTTGAAGCCAAACGACCAAGAGGCTGAGAACGAGGTCATCGAAACGGTGCTTGAACTGATCGAGGAGGCGTCGAATCCCGTCATTCTGGCCGATGCGTGTGCTGGGAGACATGACGTGAAGGTGGAGACGAACAAACTGATCGACATGACGCAGTTCCCCGCCTTCGTCACGCCAATGGGGAAGGGAACGATTGACGAAAGAAACCCTCGGTTTGGTGGGGTTTATGTGGGAACCCTATCGAATGAAAATGTCAGGAACGCTGTTGAGTCTGCCGATTTGATTCTGTCCGTCGGCGCACTACTCTCTGACTTCAACACGGGTTCGTTTTCGTACTCttacaaaacaaaaaacatCGTGGAGTTCCACTCAGATTACATCAAGATCAGAAATGCCACTTTCCCAGGGGTACAAATGAAATTTGTCCTAAACAAGCTGTTGGCTGTTGTGGGTAGCGCGGTGAAGGGCTATACACCAGTGCCCCTACCCCCAAGGCTCACACCAAACGAACCATGCCCTCCAGACACAATTTTGCGCCAAGAGTGGATGTGGAACGAGGTGTCCAAGTTTTTCAGGGACGGCGACATAATCCTAACTGAAACGGGGACTGCCGCCTTTGGTATAAACCAATCGCTATTCCCCAATAACACAATCGGGATCTCGCAGGTGCTATGGGGATCCATTGGGTTCACTGGTGGTGCAGTTCTGGGTGCATCGTTTGCAGCTGAAGAGATAGACCCAAGCAAAAGGGTCATCCTGTTCATCGGTGACGGGTCACTACAATTGACCGTCCAGGAAATTTCAACGCTGATTAGGTGGGACTTGAAACCGTACCTTTTCGTCTTAAATAACAACGGTTATACCATCGAGAGACTAATTCATGGACCCAACGCCGGGTATAACGCTATTCAACCTTGGAGGCATACAAAACTGTTGGAAGCTTTCGGCGCAAACGATTATGAAAATGTCAAGATAACCACAACGGGTGAATGGCAAACTCTGACGCAGGATAAACAGTTCAATGAGCCAAGTAAGATCAGAATGATAGAAGTCATGCTGCCCGTGATGGACGCCCCTTCAAATTTAATTGCACAGGCCAAGTTGACCGCTTGTATCAactccaaaaaatga